The following proteins come from a genomic window of Prionailurus viverrinus isolate Anna chromosome D1, UM_Priviv_1.0, whole genome shotgun sequence:
- the CD1H11orf68 gene encoding UPF0696 protein C11orf68 homolog isoform X1 produces the protein MAAAAAVAGAGRGGGGGGSGAEPRQERSRARGWSGAERGEGRSRMEPGEEMEEEDSPGGREDGFTAEHLAAEAMAADMDPWLVFDARTTPAAELDAWLAKYPPSQVTRYGDPGSPNSEPVGWIAAYGQGYVPNSGDVQGLQAAWEVLQTSGRPVTPSTLRQLAITHRVLSGKWLIHLAPGFKLDHAWAGIARAVVEGRLQVAKVSPRAREGGRQVICVYTDDFTDRLGVLEADAAIRAAGIKCLLTYKPDVYTYLGIYRANRWHLCPTLYESRFQLGGSARGSRVLDRANNVELT, from the exons ATGGCGGCGGCGGCAGccgtggcgggggcggggcgcggcggcggcggcggcggcagcggcgcgGAGCCCCGGCAGGAGCGGAGCCGGGCGCGGGGCTGGAGCGGCGCCGAGCGCGGCGAAGGCCGGAG CAGGATGGAGCCTGGTGAAGAAATGGAGGAGGAAGACTCTCCAGGCGGCCGTGAGGATGGCTTCACTGCCGAGCACCTGGCCGCAGAGGCCATGGCAGCCGACATGGACCCCTGGCTGGTGTTTGATGCCCGCACCACACCTGCCGCTGAGCTGGATGCCTGGCTGGCCAAGTACCCACCATCCCAAGTCACTCGCTATGGGGACCCTGGCTCACCCAACTCCGAGCCTGTGGGCTGGATTGCAGCGTATGGGCAGGGCTATGTCCCCAACTCGGGCGATGTGCAGGGCCTGCAGGCAGCCTGGGAGGTTCTGCAGACCAGCGGGCGGCCCGTCACACCGAGTACCCTGCGCCAGCTGGCCATCACCCATCGTGTGCTCTCTGGCAAGTGGCTGATACACCTGGCACCTGGCTTCAAGCTGGACCATGCCTGGGCTGGCATTGCTCGGGCCGTGGTCGAGGGCCGGCTTCAGGTGGCCAAGGTGAGCCCACGGGCCAGGGAGGGTGGGCGCCAGGTCATCTGTGTTTACACGGATGACTTCACGGACCGCTTGGGTGTACTGGAGGCGGATGCGGCCATCCGCGCGGCGGGCATTAAGTGCCTGCTCACCTACAAGCCTGACGTCTACACCTACCTGGGCATCTATCGGGCCAACCGTTGGCACCTGTGCCCCACTCTCTATGAGAGTCGTTTCCAGCTGGGGGGCAGTGCCCGCGGCTCCCGTGTGCTGGACCGCGCCAACAATGTGGAACTGACCTAG
- the CD1H11orf68 gene encoding UPF0696 protein C11orf68 homolog isoform X2 — MEPGEEMEEEDSPGGREDGFTAEHLAAEAMAADMDPWLVFDARTTPAAELDAWLAKYPPSQVTRYGDPGSPNSEPVGWIAAYGQGYVPNSGDVQGLQAAWEVLQTSGRPVTPSTLRQLAITHRVLSGKWLIHLAPGFKLDHAWAGIARAVVEGRLQVAKNCRLGTDFREESLPWPPSCPAVPPSPPAFCPPPPSQERKISASGPSWSLCSPGGKGPAGLSMLFCWGERVIVSTQPFAERGDARAVDMGPAPPCHPLQPAPPSFLRYLDMCLLLAFQ; from the exons ATGGAGCCTGGTGAAGAAATGGAGGAGGAAGACTCTCCAGGCGGCCGTGAGGATGGCTTCACTGCCGAGCACCTGGCCGCAGAGGCCATGGCAGCCGACATGGACCCCTGGCTGGTGTTTGATGCCCGCACCACACCTGCCGCTGAGCTGGATGCCTGGCTGGCCAAGTACCCACCATCCCAAGTCACTCGCTATGGGGACCCTGGCTCACCCAACTCCGAGCCTGTGGGCTGGATTGCAGCGTATGGGCAGGGCTATGTCCCCAACTCGGGCGATGTGCAGGGCCTGCAGGCAGCCTGGGAGGTTCTGCAGACCAGCGGGCGGCCCGTCACACCGAGTACCCTGCGCCAGCTGGCCATCACCCATCGTGTGCTCTCTGGCAAGTGGCTGATACACCTGGCACCTGGCTTCAAGCTGGACCATGCCTGGGCTGGCATTGCTCGGGCCGTGGTCGAGGGCCGGCTTCAGGTGGCCAAG AACTGCAGGCTGGGTACAGATTTCCGGGAGGAGAGCCTTCCTTGGCCACCGTCATGTCCAGCTGTACCTCCGTCTCCTCCTGCgttctgtcctcctcctccctcacaagagagaaaaattagCGCTTCCGGTCCCTCTTGGAGCCTTTGCAGTCCAGGGGGCAAAGGCCCTGCAGGCCTAAGCATGCTATTTTGTTGGGGGGAGAGGGTGATTGTAtccactcagccctttgcagAGAGAGGGGATGCCAGGGCCGTGGACATGGGGCCGGCCCCTCCCTGCCATCCCCTGCAGCCTgcaccaccttccttccttcGCTACCTTGACATGTGCCTGCTCCTGGCATTTCAATAA
- the CD1H11orf68 gene encoding UPF0696 protein C11orf68 homolog isoform X3 has product MEPGEEMEEEDSPGGREDGFTAEHLAAEAMAADMDPWLVFDARTTPAAELDAWLAKYPPSQVTRYGDPGSPNSEPVGWIAAYGQGYVPNSGDVQGLQAAWEVLQTSGRPVTPSTLRQLAITHRVLSGKWLIHLAPGFKLDHAWAGIARAVVEGRLQVAKVSPRAREGGRQVICVYTDDFTDRLGVLEADAAIRAAGIKCLLTYKPDVYTYLGIYRANRWHLCPTLYESRFQLGGSARGSRVLDRANNVELT; this is encoded by the coding sequence ATGGAGCCTGGTGAAGAAATGGAGGAGGAAGACTCTCCAGGCGGCCGTGAGGATGGCTTCACTGCCGAGCACCTGGCCGCAGAGGCCATGGCAGCCGACATGGACCCCTGGCTGGTGTTTGATGCCCGCACCACACCTGCCGCTGAGCTGGATGCCTGGCTGGCCAAGTACCCACCATCCCAAGTCACTCGCTATGGGGACCCTGGCTCACCCAACTCCGAGCCTGTGGGCTGGATTGCAGCGTATGGGCAGGGCTATGTCCCCAACTCGGGCGATGTGCAGGGCCTGCAGGCAGCCTGGGAGGTTCTGCAGACCAGCGGGCGGCCCGTCACACCGAGTACCCTGCGCCAGCTGGCCATCACCCATCGTGTGCTCTCTGGCAAGTGGCTGATACACCTGGCACCTGGCTTCAAGCTGGACCATGCCTGGGCTGGCATTGCTCGGGCCGTGGTCGAGGGCCGGCTTCAGGTGGCCAAGGTGAGCCCACGGGCCAGGGAGGGTGGGCGCCAGGTCATCTGTGTTTACACGGATGACTTCACGGACCGCTTGGGTGTACTGGAGGCGGATGCGGCCATCCGCGCGGCGGGCATTAAGTGCCTGCTCACCTACAAGCCTGACGTCTACACCTACCTGGGCATCTATCGGGCCAACCGTTGGCACCTGTGCCCCACTCTCTATGAGAGTCGTTTCCAGCTGGGGGGCAGTGCCCGCGGCTCCCGTGTGCTGGACCGCGCCAACAATGTGGAACTGACCTAG